TGAATAGAATGGGAATTGATCAATATTGGCTGGGATTGTATTGGCGAAATAACTTATACGATTTAGATTTTCTAAAAGAAATGTGCGATTTGTGTTTTGAATGCAAGATTGGTAAAATCTCCATTACTCCTTGGAAATCATTTATAATCAAAGGAATTCCAAAAGATCGAAAATTGGAATGGGAAAAATTTCTTGGAAAACGAGGCATCAATGTCCGTCATTCTTTATTAGAATTAAATTGGCATTTGCCCGTTGCAATGGAATGGGCTTTGAACCTGAAAACGTTTTTAGTTAGAACATTAGATCAATTTGACATCAGTACTTACGGACTGAATTTCGGAATTTCAGAATACAATCGCAATGGACATTATTTCACTTCGATTGTAATTGAAAAAAATGAACTTCCAACAGCTCTGGAATCCATTAAAATCAGAGATACTTTTAATGTTTTGTTTGCAAAGAATTTCGATCCAAATACACGCGAATATATTGTGCATTCACAAGACATTGACAAATTAGAATTGCCTACGATTTTAATTGAATTGAGCCGTAAATATTTTGAAGAACTTGGAAATAACACAACGGAAACAATTGAAAATCTACAAAAAAAAGAAAAAGCCCCACAGGAGATTTATCAATGTGAAGAGTGTTTAACCCTTTATAATTCGGAATACGGAGATGAAAGACAAGGAATTCCAAAAGGTATACTGTTTACTGATTTAGGTGATGATTATTGCTGTTCTTTGTGCGAAGCTCCAAAAAGCAATTTCCGAATTTTGGAAACAGTTGAACATTAGCAAGTTCTATAAAAAGCTTAACATTTTTATATTTAAAAATTGCGTATATTTAGCTTAACTAAGAATTAGAAATTATAAAAGCTCACTTCAAAAGCTATAAAAATTCTTGGTTGTATCTATTTACTCAATAAAAAATATTGTTATGATAAAAAGAAACTCAAGAACTGCTGCAGAAAAGACAAGCGATATTCCAGCAGAAACTGCTGTAGAAAGCACTACGGAAACACAAACGCAGCCAGAAGCAAAAACAACTGTTAAAAGAACCACTAGAACGGCGGTTAAAACACCTGCTTCAAAATCAACAGCTGCAAGGACAACAGCTTCAAAAGCACCTGCAACAACTGTTAAACCTGTCACCAAAACGCCTGTAAGAGCAGCTTCAAAAGGAACTCCGAGAGCAACTGTTAAAAAAGAAGCCGTTACACCGAAGAAAACGGAACCAATCGTTTCTGAAATTATAGAAATACAAACTCAAGATCTTCCTGAACCAAATGAGCCAATTTTAGAAATTGACGGAGCAATTCTTGAAATTGTAAAAGACAAAAAAAAGGATATAAAATCACAGCTGAAAGCGAAACTTAAAGCTAAAAAAGAAAAAGAGAAAAAAAGAGAAAAGGCTATAAAAGCCGTAATCAAAAAACTTGAAAAAGCCAAGAAAGCAAAATTAAAAGCTGCCGAAAAGAAAAAAGAAAAAGCGAAAAAAGCAAAGGAGAAAGCAAAAGCTAAAAAAATTGCTGAGAAGAAAGCTAAAGCTCAAAAAAAGGCAAAGGCTAAAAAGAAAAAATAAATTTTTAAGAAAGGTTTGACTTTAAAAAAGTTGAACCTTTTTTATTTTGTCATTTCGACCGAAGGAAGAAATCGTACAAGTAATTCCAAATGCAAAATCGCCAATCTTTGTTAAGTTCCGAGTGTGATTTCTCCCTTCGGTCGAAATGACAAAACTATACGTGATCTTTGTCAAAGTTTAAAACTTTGACAAAGATTCTCTTAAACTTATCCCCCAATCGCAATCATACTGCGATTATCAAAATGTTTTTTAGGATCATCCATTTCATCAATAGTAACCATTCCAGCGCGGACTTTCTTTTTATTTTGAATGGATTCAGAAATCAAATTCGTTATAGATTCCCCATTTCTAAAAGCCGTCAGTAAATCGGTTTCTGAATTGGAGAAAAGGCAGTTTTTAATTTTTCCGTCGGCCGTCAAGCGGATTCGGTTACAACTGTCGCAAAACGGATTTGTGATGGAACTTATAATTCCGAAATCACCTTGAAAATCATTTATTTTATAATTTCTTGAAGTGAAGTTTTTTTCGTCTTCCAGTTTCTGAATTTCATCTTCAGCAAAAGCAGTTTCAACCAAAGATAAAATCTCTCGTTGCGAAACCATTTTGCTTCTATCCCACTCGTTTCCCGCAAAAGGCATAAACTCAATAAAACGAACTGAAATTGGCAGAAATTGAGTCAGTTTTACAAAATCTACAATTTCGTTATCATTAA
This portion of the Flavobacterium panacagri genome encodes:
- a CDS encoding rubredoxin, giving the protein MELTRLIVKGGVISPGELKEVVNIALEEGLDSISFGSRQDIIFPKGFKSLDKTTLGKHHFVYPDQKSGNNIVSSYVSTDIFRNTNWLTGNRFLYILEEFKEQPKLKVNITDPKQQLVPLFTGHLNFIASDNEDYWYLYIRLPKWEKMEIYPVLLYTWDLAKIYYEIEKISEEESVDIEILFSLLSEALDTNNRTIDKPLNVPFYPFPYYEGMNRMGIDQYWLGLYWRNNLYDLDFLKEMCDLCFECKIGKISITPWKSFIIKGIPKDRKLEWEKFLGKRGINVRHSLLELNWHLPVAMEWALNLKTFLVRTLDQFDISTYGLNFGISEYNRNGHYFTSIVIEKNELPTALESIKIRDTFNVLFAKNFDPNTREYIVHSQDIDKLELPTILIELSRKYFEELGNNTTETIENLQKKEKAPQEIYQCEECLTLYNSEYGDERQGIPKGILFTDLGDDYCCSLCEAPKSNFRILETVEH
- the moaA gene encoding GTP 3',8-cyclase MoaA; the encoded protein is MTVSNTILTDGFGRRHNYLRISLLEKCNLRCTYCMPADGIALSPKASLMTAEEIFSIAQTFVQNGVDKIRLTGGEPLLRKDFPEIVSKLSALDISLSLTTNGILIDRHIETLKQFNVKKINLSLDTLVSSKFASITLRNQFEKVIDNLHLLLNNDFQVKVNVVLIKGFNDNEIVDFVKLTQFLPISVRFIEFMPFAGNEWDRSKMVSQREILSLVETAFAEDEIQKLEDEKNFTSRNYKINDFQGDFGIISSITNPFCDSCNRIRLTADGKIKNCLFSNSETDLLTAFRNGESITNLISESIQNKKKVRAGMVTIDEMDDPKKHFDNRSMIAIGG